A portion of the Streptomyces platensis genome contains these proteins:
- a CDS encoding response regulator transcription factor — protein MGVRLMVVDDHRLLAEALASALKLRGHRVLAAAAPSAGAAELVVSRAPEVCLLGTAAPARPGAFDPVVRIKKERPQVAVVVLGPVPSPRGIAAAFAAGASGYVRNDERIEGVERAMMKARAGESAVSPQLLQQAFEELLHPAAQPDDEGARLLELLTPREVEVLMRVADGEDTRLIAAGMDIAPSTARTHVQRVLMKLEVGSRLEAAALAARTGLLDRAGGQAARATAAGPDAPVPPPG, from the coding sequence ATGGGCGTGCGGCTCATGGTGGTCGACGATCATCGTCTGCTGGCGGAGGCGCTCGCCTCGGCGCTGAAACTGCGCGGGCACCGGGTGCTGGCGGCGGCCGCGCCGAGTGCGGGGGCCGCGGAGCTGGTGGTGAGCCGGGCGCCCGAGGTGTGCCTGCTGGGTACCGCTGCGCCGGCCCGGCCGGGGGCCTTCGACCCGGTCGTACGGATCAAGAAGGAGCGGCCGCAGGTCGCGGTGGTGGTGTTGGGGCCGGTGCCCAGTCCGCGGGGGATCGCTGCCGCTTTCGCCGCCGGGGCTTCGGGCTATGTCCGTAATGACGAGCGGATCGAGGGTGTCGAGCGCGCCATGATGAAGGCGCGGGCGGGGGAGTCGGCGGTCTCGCCGCAGTTGTTGCAGCAGGCCTTCGAGGAGTTGCTGCACCCCGCGGCGCAGCCGGACGACGAGGGGGCGCGGCTGCTGGAGCTGCTCACCCCGCGTGAGGTCGAGGTGCTGATGCGGGTGGCGGACGGGGAGGACACCCGGCTGATCGCGGCGGGGATGGATATCGCGCCCAGTACGGCGCGGACGCATGTCCAGCGGGTGTTGATGAAGCTGGAGGTGGGCTCCCGGCTGGAGGCCGCCGCGCTGGCGGCGCGTACGGGCCTGCTGGACCGGGCCGGCGGGCAGGCCGCGCGCGCCACGGCGGCGGGACCGGACGCACCGGTGCCGCCGCCCGGGTAA
- a CDS encoding SseB family protein, with protein MSLANEIAAVHAGRPDPAALVGEFRRTHVLIPTINDTLMSTELDGIRWLYVFTDEEALSRFALSRGSEPGTEWRYVTASGARVLDVLIPACEGPTGVALDVGGEQGALFPPVAGIVPDSAAVDISTGGSPDVAHKGEE; from the coding sequence ATGTCATTGGCCAACGAGATCGCGGCAGTTCATGCAGGACGACCAGATCCAGCCGCCTTGGTGGGGGAATTCCGCCGCACACACGTCTTGATCCCAACGATCAACGACACGCTCATGTCCACGGAGTTGGACGGCATCCGCTGGCTGTACGTGTTCACCGACGAAGAGGCCCTGTCCCGCTTCGCCCTCTCCCGCGGCAGCGAGCCCGGAACGGAGTGGCGGTATGTGACCGCGTCCGGCGCACGAGTCCTTGACGTGCTGATTCCTGCCTGCGAGGGCCCGACGGGCGTGGCTCTGGACGTGGGCGGCGAGCAGGGTGCGCTCTTCCCACCAGTGGCCGGAATCGTTCCGGACAGCGCAGCGGTGGACATATCAACGGGCGGCAGTCCGGACGTAGCACACAAGGGGGAAGAATAG